One stretch of Sander lucioperca isolate FBNREF2018 chromosome 13, SLUC_FBN_1.2, whole genome shotgun sequence DNA includes these proteins:
- the dnajc18 gene encoding dnaJ homolog subfamily C member 18, with product MDKEEADRLIEKAKLCLRSGRKDRALQLLYEAQNIYPSTRARVLIDAIVRNGGTTAPQANNVPPPTGWRDEDIRNNETSNASSDDKKSYTEDQRQGVLRIKNCKDFYEILGVSKDASDEDLKKAYRKLALKFHPDKNFAPGATDAFKAIGNAYAVLSNPEKRQQYDQYGDQSAASNAPQPSSHSRHGYYRSFNRDFEADISPEELFNIFFGGRFPTGNIHVYTNQGASYSQFYQPRRRRAYERREEVVEDNQTQNTFTAFLQLLPVLVLILISVFTQMMATNPPYSLFYKPAMGLVVSRETQHMGVPYYVDKSFEKEYRGGALDELEKTIESDYIEHLQSSCWKEKQQKSDLANLGQLYRDERLKQKAESMRLDNCEKLHRLVGRQRGK from the exons ATGGACAAAGAAGAAGCAGACCGGCTGATAGAGAAGGCGAAGCTGTGTTTACGGTCAGGAAGGAAAGATCGGGCGCTGCAGCTGCTATATGAAGCCCAGAATATTTATCCCAGCACCCGGGCCAGAG TGCTGATAGATGCCATAGTAAGGAATGGAGGCACCACTGCTCCACAAGCAAACAACGTGCCCCCTCCAACAGGCTGGAGAGATGAAGACATTAGAAACAATGAAACAAGTAATGCGAGTAGTGATGACAAGAAGAGCTACACCGAGGATCAACGCCAGGGGGTTCTCAG GATAAAGAATTGCAAGGACTTCTATGAAATTCTCGGTGTTTCCAAAGATGCCAGCGATGAAGATTTGAAGAAGGCGTACAGGAAGTTGGCCCTCAAGTTTCATCCTGACAAGAACTTTGCTCCAGGAGCCACGGATGCTTTCAAAG CAATAGGCAATGCGTATGCAGTACTGAGCAATCCAGAGAAGAGGCAGCAGTACGATCAATACGGCGATCAGTCTGCAGCTTCGAACGCACCCCAACCATCCAGCCACAGTCGCCATGGATATTACAGAAGCTTTAACAGGGACTTCGAGGCTGACATTTCCCCTGAGGAACTCTTCAACATTTTCTTTGGAGGAAGGTTTCCCACCG GAAATATCCACGTGTACACCAACCAGGGAGCCTCCTACTCTCAGTTCTATCAGCCTCGTCGTCGACGTGCTTATGAGAGGCGCGAGGAGGTGGTGGAGGACAACCAGACTCAG AACACCTTCACAGCGTTCCTGCAGCTTCTCCCTGTGCTGGTGCTAATCCTCATATCAGTGTTTACTCAGATGATGGCTACTAACCCGCCCTACAGTCTCTTCTATAAGCC GGCCATGGGGCTGGTGGTGTCCAGGGAAACGCAGCACATGGGTGTACCATACTATGTGGATAAAAGTTTTGAGAAGGAGTACCGTGGAGGTGCGCTGGATGAACTAGAGAAAACAATTGAGAGCGACTATATCGAACACCTGCAGAGCAGCTGCTGGAAAGAGAAACAGCAAA AATCTGACTTGGCAAACCTTGGACAACTGTACCGAGATGAACGGTTAAAGCAGAAGGCAGAGTCAATGAGGCTGGACAACTGTGAGAAACTGCATCGATTGGTGGGGCGTCAGAGAGGCAAATGA